One part of the Raphanus sativus cultivar WK10039 chromosome 7, ASM80110v3, whole genome shotgun sequence genome encodes these proteins:
- the LOC108818367 gene encoding indole glucosinolate O-methyltransferase 4-like has product MLKPSLYFPLLTLLSIFSVFNQHQLMANQLQNPLSTSPKPGLTKEEEQQDSQEMVGLQAERIVYSLTFPMVFKAALELGVIDTMAAIEDGMWLSPSEIAFRLPTKPTNPEAPLILDRMMRLLASHSILKCRVVETGENDQTGKIERVYAAEPVCKFFLKDDDGSGSLRSLFMLCNDHVVFKNMSHIKDVILQGRDACVSAHGMKVFEYIASDEQFAEKFNPGMSDSSTMFMKKFLEKYKGFEDVNTLVDVGGAAGTLLGVVISKYPHIKGINFDQPPAIGHAHAYPGVEHVAGDMLVEIPKGDAIIMKWILHAWNDENFVKILKNCWASLPEKGKVIVLDVVMPTAEPKCDDLASNLRLTLDMFILTQRSGGRERTLPELGALGCAAGFSRCEFICRAYSLSLIEFHK; this is encoded by the exons ATGTTGAAACCAAGCCTCTATTTTCCATTACTTACATTGTTGTCTATCTTCTCCGTTTTCAACCAACATCAACTAATGGCAAACCAACTTCAAAATCCCTTAAGCACTTCTCCGAAACCGGGTCtaaccaaagaagaagaacaacaagatTCTCAAGAAATGGTGGGCTTGCAAGCCGAGAGGATCGTGTACTCCTTGACGTTCCCAATGGTTTTCAAAGCTGCCTTGGAGCTGGGAGTCATCGACACGATGGCTGCAATTGAGGATGGTATGTGGCTCTCGCCTTCCGAGATAGCGTTTCGTCTTCCTACTAAACCCACAAACCCGGAGGCTCCACTGATTCTGGACCGGATGATGCGATTACTCGCCAGCCACTCGATCTTGAAATGTCGTGTTGTTGAAACCGGAGAGAACGACCAAACCGGAAAGATCGAAAGGGTATACGCAGCCGAACCGGTTTGCAAGTTTTTCTTGAAAGATGATGATGGCTCGGGTTCCCTCAGATCTCTCTTCATGTTGTGCAATGACCACGTCGTTTTCAAGAATAT GTCACATATAAAGGATGTGATATTACAAGGAAGAGATGCATGTGTTTCTGCCCATGGTATGAAAGTCTTCGAATACATTGCTTCTGATGAACAATTCGCTGAGAAGTTTAACCCGGGAATGTCAGACTCGTCAACCATGTTCATGAAGAAGTTTCTAGAAAAGTACAAAGGATTTGAAGATGTTAACACCTTGGTGGATGTAGGAGGAGCTGCTGGAACCCTACTAGGTGTAGTCATTTCCAAGTATCCTCATATCAAGGGCATCAATTTTGACCAACCACCGGCTATAGGCCATGCTCATGCTTATCCTg GAGTGGAACATGTGGCAGGAGACATGTTAGTAGAAATTCCTAAGGGAGATGCTATTATCATGAAA TGGATACTGCATGCTTGGAACGATGAAAACTTTGTTAAAATTCTCAAAAACTGTTGGGCAAGTCTTCCAGAGAAAGGAAAAGTGATAGTTCTCGACGTGGTTATGCCAACAGCTGAACCAAAGTGTGACGACTTAGCTTCTAACTTGCGGCTCACTTTGGACATGTTCATATTAACACAACGTTCAGGTGGTAGAGAAAGGACTCTTCCCGAATTGGGGGCTTTAGGTTGTGCTGCAGGCTTTAGTCGTTGCGAGTTCATTTGCCGTGCCTATTCCTTATCTCTTATTGAGTTCCAcaaataa
- the LOC108818368 gene encoding acetyltransferase At1g77540 encodes MMKLSFGSRFSHLAMAATSGAKTTATEPPTKIVWNAGKHRFETEDHEAFIDYKLRYDGKAMDLVHTYVPSSKRGLGLASLLCVAAFEHASSHSLSVIPSCSYVSDTFLPRNPTWKPLVYTEDLKSSI; translated from the exons ATGATGAAACTTTCCTTTGGTTCACGGTTTTCTCATTTGGCGATGGCGGCGACATCGGGAGCGAAGACTACGGCGACTGAGCCACCGACGAAGATAGTATGGAACGCGGGGAAACACCGATTCGAAACCGAAGATCACGAAGCCTTCATCGACTACAAGCTCAGATACGACGGAAAAGCAATGGATCTGGTCCACACCTACGTCCCATCCTCAAAACGAGGGTTAGGTTTAGCTTCTCTCCTCTGCGTCGCCGCCTTCGAACACGCTTCCTCTCACTCCCTCTCCGTCATCCCTTCCTGCTCCTACGTTTCC GACACGTTTCTTCCTAGGAACCCAACATGGAAGCCTCTGGTTTACACAGAGGATCTTAAGTCTAGCATTTGA
- the LOC108838762 gene encoding UDP-galactose transporter 1: MEEGSVFRSVLAILQWWGFNVTVIIMNKWIFQKLDFKFPLSVSCVHFISSSIGAYIVIKVLKLKPLILVEPEDRWRRIFPMSFVFCINIVLGNVSLRYIPVSFMQTIKSFTPATTVVLQWLVWRKYFDWRIWASLVPIVGGILLTSVTELSFNMFGFCAALFGCLATSTKTILAESLLHGYKFDSINTVYYMAPFATMILGIPALLLEGNGILSWFDAHPSPWSALIIIFSSGVLAFCLNFSIFYVIHSTTAVTFNVAGNLKVAVAVLVSWLIFRNPISYMNAVGCGITLVGCTFYGYVRHMLSQQTPGTPRTPRTPRNKMELLPLVNNDKLEGKV, encoded by the exons ATGGAGGAGGGAAGCGTGTTCAGATCGGTACTAGCGATTCTTCAGTGGTGGGGCTTCAACGTCACCGTCATCATCATGAACAAATGGATCTTCCag AAACTGGATTTCAAGTTCCCACTATCGGTTTCGTGTGTTCACTTCATATCCTCATCCATTGGAGCCTACATTGTCATCAAAGTCTTGAAGCTTAAACCTTTGATCCTGGTTGAGCCAGAGGATCGATGGAGGAGGATCTTCCCTATGTCTTTCGTCTTCTGTATCAACATCGTGTTGGGTAACGTCAGCCTTCGTTACATCCCTGTCTCTTTCATGCAGACTATTAAGTCCTTCACTCCAGCTACTACAG TTGTGTTACAGTGGTTGGTGTGGAGGAAGTACTTTGACTGGCGTATCTGGGCGTCTCTTGTCCCCATTGTTGGAGGGATTCTTCTGACCTCTGTTACTGAGCTTAGCTTTAACATGTTTGGGTTCTGTGCTGCTCTGTTTGGGTGTTTAGCTACTTCCACTAAGACTATTCTTGCTGAGTCTCTTCTCCATGGTTACAAATTTGATAG CATAAACACTGTATACTACATGGCGCCTTTCGCCACGATGATCCTCGGGATACCGGCATTACTACTGGAAGGCAACGGGATTCTGAGTTGGTTTGATGCACACCCGTCTCCCTGGTCAGCCCTTATCATCATATTCAGTTCTGGTGTCTTAGCATTCTGTCTCAACTTCTCCATCTTCTACGTTATTCACTCCACAACTGCAGTCACATTCAACGTAGCTGGAAACCTCAAG GTTGCGGTGGCTGTATTGGTGTCATGGTTGATATTCCGTAACCCGATATCGTATATGAATGCTGTTGGATGTGGGATCACGCTTGTGGGATGCACATTCTATGGATACGTGAGGCATATGCTTTCACAGCAAACGCCTGGAACTCCTAGGACTCCTCGCACACCGAGAAACAAGATGGAGTTGCTTCCTCTTGTTAATAACGATAAACTAGAAGGCAAAGTCTGA
- the LOC108818117 gene encoding long chain acyl-CoA synthetase 9, chloroplastic yields MIPYAAGVIVPLALTLLVRNAKRDKKRGVTVDDVGGEPGHTVRNHRFKDPVSSHWEDISTLPELFDISCKNHSDRFFLGTRRLIAREVETSEDGKVFEKLHLGEYEWKTFGETLEAVCSFASGLVGIGHKSEERVAIFADTREEWFVALQGCFRRNVTVVTIYSSLGEEALCHSLNETEVTTVICGNKELKKLMDISQQLETVKRVICMDDEFPSEASSTWTTTSLSDVQKLGRESPVDPNFPLSADVAVIMYTSGSTGLPKGVMMTHGNVLATVSAVMTIVPDLGKRDTYMAYLPLAHILELAAESVMATIGSAIGYGSPLTLTDTSNKIKKGTKGDVTALKPTIMTAVPAILDRVRDGVRKKVDAKGGVAKKLFDFAYARRLSAINGSWFGAWGLEKLLWDLLVFGKIRAVLGGQLRYLLSGGAPLSGDTQRFINICVGAPIGQGYGLTETCAGGTFSEFDDTSVGRVGAPLPCSFVKLIDWPEGGYLISDKPMPRGEIVIGGSNITLGYFKNEEKTKEVYKVDEKGMRWFYTGDIGQFHPDGCLEIIDRKKDIVKLQHGEYVSLGKVEAALSISPYVENIMVHADPFYSYCVALVVAAQQTLEGWASKQGIEFTNFEDLCAKDQTVKEVYASLVKAAKQSRLEKFEIPAKIKLLAAPWTPESGLVTAALKLKRDVIRKEFSEDLTKLYAS; encoded by the exons ATGATTCCTTACGCTGCTGGTGTCATCGTCCCTCTAGCTCTAACCCTCCTTGTCCGCAACGCCAAGAGAGACAAGAAACGAGGCGTGACCGTCGACGACGTCGGCGGAGAGCCAGGTCACACCGTACGGAACCACAGGTTCAAAGATCCAGTCAGCTCCCACTGGGAAGACATCTCCACGCTCCCGGAGCTGTTCGACATCTCGTGTAAGAACCACAGCGACAGGTTCTTCCTCGGGACCAGGAGGCTGATCGCTAGAGAGGTCGAGACCAGCGAGGACGGGAAGGTCTTTGAGAAGCTTCATTTGGGTGAGTACGAGTGGAAGACGTTCGGGGAGACGCTTGAAGCTGTGTGTAGTTTCGCTTCTGGTTTGGTTGGGATTGGACACAAGTCTGAGGAGCGTGTCGCTATTTTTGCGGATACGAGGGAAGAGTGGTTCGTTGCGTTACAGGGTTGCTTTAGGCGTAACGTCACTGTGGTTACTATCTATTCATCTTTAGGAGAAGAAGCTCTTTGTCACTCCCTCAATGAG ACAGAGGTGACAACCGTGATTTGTGGTAACAAAGAACTCAAGAAGCTCATGGACATAAGCCAACAGCTTGAGACCGTCAAGCGAGTCATTTGCATGGATGATGAGTTCCCATCTGAGGCGAGCAGTACTTGGACGACGACTTCACTCTCTGATGTTCAGAAACTTGGACGTGAAAGTCCCGTTGATCCTAACTTTCCGCTTTCAGCTGATGTTGCTGTTATTATGTACACTAGTGGAAGCACTGGACTCCCTAAG GGTGTTATGATGACGCATGGTAATGTCCTAGCTACGGTTTCAGCGGTGATGACAATTGTTCCAGACCTCGGGAAGAGAGATACATACATGGCGTATTTGCCTTTGGCTCACATCCTTGAGTTAGCAGCTGAG AGTGTAATGGCGACTATTGGGAGTGCTATTGGGTATGGATCTCCCTTGACGCTCACTGATACATCAAACAAGATCAAAAAGGGCACAAAGGGAGATGTCACAGCGCTAAAGCCTACTATAATGACAGCTGTTCCAGCCATTCTTGATCGTGTCAGGGATGGTGTCCGCAAAAAG GTTGATGCAAAGGGAGGAGTGGCAAAGAAACTGTTTGACTTTGCATATGCTAGGAGACTATCTGCAATCAATGGAAGCTGGTTTGGAGCCTGGGGACTGGAGAAGCTCCTATGGGACCTGCTTGTGTTTGGTAAAATCCGTGCAGTCTTGGGAGGTCAACTCCGTTATTTGCTCTCTGGAGGAGCCCCTCTTTCTGGTGACACTCAGAGATTCATTAACATATGCGTTGG GGCTCCAATTGGCCAGGGATATGGACTAACAGAGACTTGTGCTGGTGGAACCTTCTCGGAGTTTGATGATACATCTGTTGGCCGTGTGGGTGCTCCCCTTCCTTGCTCCTTTGTTAAG CTAATAGACTGGCCGGAAGGCGGGTACTTAATCAGTGATAAGCCAATGCCTCGAGGTGAAATTGTAATTGGTGGCTCAAATATTACACTTGGGTATTTCAAGAATGAAGAGAAGACTAAAGAAGTTTACAAG GTTGATGAAAAGGGGATGAGGTGGTTCTACACAGGAGACATAGGACAGTTTCACCCTGATGGTTGCCTTGAGATTATAGACAGAAAGAAGGATATTGTTAAACTTCAGCATGGGGAATATGTCTCCTTGGGCAAA GTGGAAGCTGCTCTCAGTATAAGCCCATACGTTGAAAACATAATGGTTCATGCTGATCCGTTTTACTCTTACTGTGTGGCTCTTGTGGTTGCTGCGCAACAAACGCTTGAAGGTTGGGCGTCAAAGCAAGGAATAGAGTTCACCAACTTCGAAGATCTGTGTGCTAAAGACCAAACCGTGAAAGAAGTGTATGCGTCTCTTGTTAAG GCGGCTAAACAGTCGCGGTTGGAGAAGTTTGAGATACCAGCAAAGATCAAGTTGTTGGCGGCTCCATGGACGCCAGAGTCAGGGTTAGTGACAGCAGCACTAAAGCTTAAAAGAGATGTAATTAGGAAGGAGTTCTCTGAAGATCTCACCAAGTTATATGCTTCctaa